One stretch of Labrenzia sp. CE80 DNA includes these proteins:
- a CDS encoding NAD(P)-dependent oxidoreductase, with the protein MAKVAFIGLGVMGYPMAGYLKTKGGHDVTVYNRTTAKAEKWASEYGGSFAKTPKEAAEGCDFVFACVGNDADLRSVTTGENGAFHGLKAGAIFVDNTTASAEVARELYAAAKELGCGFVDAPVSGGQAGAENGALTVMCGGDADVFEKAQPVIECFAKFVGLMGESGAGQLTKMCNQICIAGLVQGLSEAVHFAKKAGLDVPSVISAIKGGAAQSWQMENRWETMNAGQFEFGFAVDWMRKDLGICLNTANDTGARLPITALVDQFYAEVQAMGGNRWDTSSLIARLENADKK; encoded by the coding sequence ATGGCAAAGGTTGCATTCATTGGACTTGGAGTGATGGGGTATCCGATGGCAGGATATCTCAAGACCAAGGGCGGACACGACGTCACCGTCTACAATCGCACCACCGCCAAGGCGGAAAAATGGGCATCAGAGTATGGCGGTTCTTTTGCCAAGACGCCCAAAGAAGCCGCTGAAGGCTGTGATTTTGTTTTTGCCTGCGTCGGCAACGACGCGGATCTTAGATCCGTGACCACTGGCGAAAACGGCGCCTTTCATGGCCTCAAGGCTGGAGCCATTTTCGTCGACAATACGACCGCTTCCGCCGAGGTTGCCCGCGAGCTTTATGCGGCGGCGAAAGAACTCGGATGCGGCTTCGTCGACGCACCTGTTTCAGGTGGTCAGGCCGGTGCTGAAAACGGCGCTCTGACCGTGATGTGCGGCGGCGATGCTGACGTCTTTGAAAAGGCCCAACCGGTCATAGAGTGCTTTGCGAAGTTTGTCGGACTGATGGGCGAAAGCGGGGCGGGTCAACTCACCAAGATGTGCAATCAGATTTGCATCGCAGGCCTGGTGCAGGGGCTTTCGGAAGCGGTTCATTTTGCCAAGAAAGCCGGGCTTGATGTCCCAAGCGTCATTTCGGCAATCAAGGGCGGTGCCGCCCAGTCCTGGCAGATGGAAAATCGCTGGGAAACGATGAACGCAGGGCAGTTCGAATTCGGCTTCGCGGTCGACTGGATGCGCAAGGATCTGGGGATTTGCCTCAACACGGCCAATGACACCGGCGCACGGCTGCCGATCACCGCACTGGTCGATCAGTTCTATGCGGAAGTCCAGGCCATGGGCGGCAATCGGTGGGACACGTCCAGCCTGATCGCCCGCCTGGAAAACGCTGACAAGAAATAG
- a CDS encoding DUF302 domain-containing protein: protein MTGLFKTALVASSLALALPVAASAADMAKGTGPEGVTVYQVTSDFEDVLFDLESAIVNRGLVIDYKSHIGEMLARTKDDVGGEKDLYANAEAMLFCSANLSRKVMEADIANIAYCPYAVFAYEAASDPGRVMVGFRHLAATGSDASKTAIGEVNALLDGIVKEAAGE, encoded by the coding sequence ATGACTGGTTTGTTCAAGACGGCCTTGGTTGCATCCAGCTTGGCGCTTGCCCTGCCGGTCGCAGCGTCGGCGGCCGATATGGCGAAAGGGACGGGGCCGGAGGGTGTCACCGTATACCAGGTGACCAGTGACTTTGAGGATGTGCTGTTCGATCTGGAATCTGCGATCGTCAATCGTGGTCTTGTGATCGACTATAAGTCACACATCGGCGAGATGCTGGCGCGCACCAAGGATGATGTTGGTGGCGAGAAGGATCTCTACGCCAATGCTGAAGCTATGCTTTTCTGCTCCGCCAACCTGTCGCGCAAGGTGATGGAGGCTGATATCGCGAACATTGCCTATTGCCCATACGCGGTCTTCGCGTACGAGGCAGCCAGTGACCCTGGGAGGGTCATGGTAGGATTTCGCCATCTCGCGGCAACCGGTTCCGATGCCTCGAAAACGGCGATCGGAGAAGTCAATGCGCTGTTGGATGGCATAGTGAAAGAGGCAGCCGGCGAGTAG
- a CDS encoding ABC transporter permease, whose protein sequence is MSLLAQSIAPRPAPAQPARAWSATRIAGHVLMTMWIIAGACLVYYLASNIFSPFVQKYWGKYLDGFVVTLQIVFVSLGLGAALSVPIALARASKVALFRWPAYGYVYFFRGTPLLAQTFLIYYGAGSFRAELTDVGLWWFFRDAWYCIIFAFTLNTSAYQAEILRGAVENVSKGQWEGGRALGLTKPVIFFKIILPQALMVALRPYGNEIILMIKGSAIASIVTIYDLMGETRRAFSRSYDFQAYIWAAVFYLIAVEALRRVWDRLEARLTRHLKR, encoded by the coding sequence ATGAGCTTACTTGCGCAGTCCATAGCCCCTCGCCCGGCGCCAGCCCAACCCGCACGTGCCTGGAGCGCAACGCGTATTGCCGGCCATGTTCTGATGACGATGTGGATCATCGCAGGCGCGTGTCTTGTCTATTACCTGGCCTCGAATATCTTCAGCCCCTTCGTGCAAAAGTATTGGGGCAAATATCTCGACGGCTTCGTCGTCACGCTTCAGATCGTCTTTGTCTCGCTTGGACTTGGCGCAGCGCTCTCGGTGCCGATCGCACTTGCTCGTGCATCCAAAGTGGCGCTGTTTCGCTGGCCTGCCTACGGCTATGTGTATTTCTTCCGCGGCACCCCGCTGCTCGCCCAGACATTCCTGATCTACTACGGCGCAGGTTCATTCAGAGCAGAGCTGACAGACGTTGGCCTGTGGTGGTTCTTCCGCGACGCCTGGTACTGCATCATTTTCGCCTTCACGCTCAATACGTCCGCCTATCAGGCCGAAATTCTGCGGGGAGCCGTCGAGAATGTGTCCAAGGGACAGTGGGAAGGTGGCCGCGCCCTTGGCCTGACGAAGCCGGTGATTTTCTTCAAGATCATCCTGCCGCAGGCCCTAATGGTTGCTCTTCGGCCCTATGGAAATGAAATCATCCTGATGATCAAGGGCTCCGCCATCGCTTCCATTGTCACAATCTACGATCTGATGGGTGAAACCCGGCGCGCCTTTTCGCGGTCCTATGACTTCCAGGCCTATATCTGGGCTGCGGTCTTTTACCTAATCGCCGTGGAGGCCCTTAGACGCGTCTGGGATCGTCTGGAAGCCAGACTGACCCGGCACCTGAAGCGCTGA
- a CDS encoding PLP-dependent aspartate aminotransferase family protein, translating to MVKTDLHTDSLLAHGGGGFDAATGAVVPPIQTATTFVRDENYDLVSGKHLYSRDDNDLFRKTEGLVARLEGAADSRLFASGMAAIASIMRTVKPGGTILLQSKIYWGTTLFFRKNCERANVALIEVDATDLSVLKDTIETAQPDLIFIEVPSNPFLAVVDIAAVAKLAQLADATVCVDATAATPLIMKPLSKGADLVVHSATKALNGHSDVLGGVVSTASADTEAWQFICAERHDAGAVMGSFETWLLLRGLRTLSLRVERMNANAQALAKHFAAHPKIAEVLYPGLETHKAHELASNQMNGGYGSLMSLIMKGSREDALKVTAALNLFQRATSLGGVESLVEHRETIEGPDSGIPDTLLRLSIGIEHIDDLIGDLEQALSTV from the coding sequence ATGGTGAAAACCGATCTTCATACGGACAGCCTGCTCGCGCATGGTGGCGGAGGCTTCGATGCAGCAACCGGAGCTGTCGTTCCTCCTATCCAGACGGCGACAACCTTCGTGCGAGACGAAAACTATGATCTGGTCAGCGGCAAGCATCTCTACAGCCGCGACGACAATGACCTGTTCCGCAAGACAGAAGGACTGGTCGCCCGCCTTGAAGGCGCCGCGGACAGTCGGTTGTTTGCGTCGGGCATGGCGGCTATTGCTTCGATCATGCGCACGGTCAAGCCTGGAGGCACCATTCTGCTCCAGTCCAAGATCTACTGGGGCACCACCCTCTTTTTCCGCAAGAATTGCGAGCGGGCAAACGTCGCCTTGATCGAAGTGGATGCGACCGACCTATCTGTTCTGAAGGACACCATCGAAACGGCGCAGCCTGACCTGATTTTTATCGAAGTTCCAAGCAATCCTTTTCTGGCAGTGGTGGACATTGCTGCCGTTGCGAAGCTCGCCCAGCTGGCCGACGCCACTGTATGTGTCGATGCGACCGCTGCGACGCCGCTAATCATGAAGCCCCTGTCCAAGGGGGCTGATCTTGTGGTGCACTCAGCAACCAAGGCGCTGAACGGCCATTCGGACGTTCTTGGCGGGGTGGTCTCCACCGCTTCGGCGGATACCGAGGCATGGCAATTTATCTGCGCAGAACGCCACGATGCCGGCGCGGTGATGGGATCTTTTGAGACTTGGCTGCTTCTTCGCGGCCTGCGCACTCTGTCACTCCGGGTCGAGCGAATGAACGCCAACGCCCAGGCTCTGGCCAAACATTTCGCTGCCCATCCGAAGATCGCCGAGGTGCTTTATCCGGGCCTTGAAACACACAAGGCTCATGAGCTTGCCAGCAACCAGATGAATGGCGGCTATGGTTCCCTCATGTCTTTGATCATGAAGGGATCGCGCGAAGATGCGCTCAAGGTAACGGCTGCCTTAAACCTGTTTCAACGAGCAACCTCTCTTGGCGGCGTTGAAAGTCTAGTGGAGCACCGCGAAACCATCGAGGGGCCTGACTCAGGCATCCCCGACACACTGCTGCGGCTTTCGATCGGGATCGAACACATCGACGACCTGATCGGCGACCTGGAGCAAGCTCTCAGCACGGTCTAG
- a CDS encoding ABC transporter permease: protein MNEALTLISFGDAGWGDEIAQGVFITITLALATLPFGLCLGFFLALAKKSDDPSMRMAANIYTTIFRGLPELLTLFLVYYGVQIGIQQLVKFAGFDLYIEVNSFVAGMIALALVFSSYASEAFLSAFRGIPQGQYEGGYALGLSRGRTMWLIVLPQLIRLALPALGNLWLILLKETALVSVIGLADLVRQAGIAARVTKEPFLFFGIACLIYLLLAMISSFGLVRVERWSKRGEATR, encoded by the coding sequence ATGAACGAGGCTTTGACGCTCATATCCTTTGGCGACGCCGGTTGGGGTGATGAAATCGCCCAGGGCGTGTTCATTACGATCACGCTGGCACTGGCAACCCTGCCCTTCGGTCTCTGCCTCGGATTTTTTCTGGCACTTGCGAAAAAGTCCGACGATCCGTCCATGCGGATGGCGGCAAACATCTACACCACGATCTTTCGCGGCCTGCCTGAACTTCTCACGCTCTTTCTCGTCTATTACGGCGTTCAGATCGGCATTCAGCAGCTGGTGAAGTTCGCCGGGTTTGACCTCTATATCGAGGTCAATTCGTTTGTGGCGGGCATGATCGCTCTTGCGCTGGTCTTTTCCTCCTATGCGTCCGAAGCTTTTCTCTCTGCCTTTCGAGGGATACCCCAGGGCCAATATGAAGGCGGCTATGCGCTTGGTCTGTCGCGTGGTCGCACGATGTGGCTCATTGTCCTGCCACAGCTCATCCGGCTCGCCCTGCCGGCGCTCGGAAACCTCTGGCTGATCCTTTTGAAAGAGACGGCCCTCGTGTCCGTGATCGGGCTGGCAGATCTGGTCCGCCAGGCTGGCATTGCGGCGAGAGTTACCAAAGAACCCTTTCTCTTCTTCGGCATTGCCTGCCTGATCTACCTCCTGTTGGCGATGATCTCGTCTTTCGGACTGGTTCGCGTCGAGCGTTGGTCCAAACGAGGCGAGGCCACCCGATGA
- a CDS encoding LysR family transcriptional regulator has product MDWRRLPSLSALRAFSAVAEKKSFSSAGRELNVTHAAVSQQVRGLEGQLGTQLVVREGRGLGLTSDGEHLAAGLRDAFAGIYETVEDLRRNDEERPLNITMTPSFAVSWLMPRISDFRQENPYVELMLNPTADVVEFAPGGVDLAIRFGNGDWPGLESQQLLASNYVVVGAHKLLGDRELTDPSDIQDFPWLQELGTNELSIWLEGQGVVPRAKLNITHLPGYMVLDGLRRGDGISATARVFVENDIQAGTLRVLFEDMKPQTSGYYLVRKPGVPRPPLKAFITWIRQRAREAEACCAASTG; this is encoded by the coding sequence ATGGATTGGCGGCGACTGCCTTCACTGAGTGCCTTGAGAGCGTTTTCTGCTGTCGCAGAGAAAAAGAGCTTTTCCTCAGCAGGACGTGAACTCAATGTCACCCATGCTGCCGTCAGCCAGCAGGTTCGCGGCTTGGAAGGGCAACTTGGAACGCAGCTGGTCGTGCGCGAGGGGCGGGGACTGGGCCTGACATCGGATGGCGAACATTTGGCGGCGGGTTTGCGTGATGCGTTTGCGGGGATCTACGAAACGGTCGAGGACTTGCGGCGCAACGATGAGGAACGGCCGCTCAACATCACGATGACGCCGTCTTTCGCGGTGAGTTGGCTGATGCCGCGTATCTCGGACTTCCGGCAGGAAAACCCGTACGTCGAACTCATGCTCAATCCGACGGCCGATGTGGTTGAGTTCGCTCCCGGCGGCGTTGACCTCGCAATCCGCTTTGGCAACGGCGATTGGCCTGGGCTGGAGTCCCAGCAGCTGCTGGCTTCAAACTACGTCGTGGTCGGCGCGCACAAGCTCTTGGGCGACCGCGAACTCACCGATCCATCGGACATCCAAGACTTTCCCTGGCTGCAGGAATTGGGAACCAACGAATTGTCGATCTGGCTCGAGGGACAAGGAGTGGTTCCGCGCGCAAAGCTAAACATCACCCATTTGCCCGGCTACATGGTTCTGGATGGCTTGCGCCGAGGAGATGGTATCTCCGCGACTGCAAGGGTGTTCGTCGAGAACGACATTCAGGCCGGCACCTTGCGCGTGTTGTTCGAGGACATGAAGCCTCAGACATCGGGCTATTACCTTGTCAGGAAGCCTGGGGTTCCCCGCCCGCCACTCAAGGCCTTTATCACCTGGATCAGGCAGCGCGCGCGCGAAGCCGAGGCTTGCTGCGCGGCTTCAACGGGCTAG